One Burkholderiales bacterium genomic window, TTTTTGGATTTTTTGGGGAGGGCCCGCTTTCGCGGATAACCGCGCGACGGAACTGGAAGCGCCCACAGTGGAAGTCATCGGCACCACACCCTTACCCGGCCTCGGGACACCGCTCAATCAGGTGCCGGCCAATGTGCAGACGGCAACCGGAAAGGATATCCAAAAACAGCAGACTCTTGACCTGTCTGACTTCGCGAATGCTAATCTGGGTTCAGTTAATATCAACGACACGCTGGTGAATCCATTCCAGCTGAACGTCAATTTCCGTGGTTTCACTGCTTCACCGCTACTCGGCACACCCCAAGGCATATCGGTTTTCCAGGACGGCGTGCGGGTCAATGAACCGTTCGGCGATTTGGTCAACTGGGACCTCATTCCGCAGTCGGCCATCTCCAGCATTAACCTCATCCCGGGATCAAACCCGCTGTTCGGCTTGAATACTTTAGGCGGGGCGCTGGCGATCCATACCAAGAGCGGTTTCGAGTACCCTGGGTTTGCAATTCAGAGTTATGGCGGTTCTTTCGGGCGCGGAGCCGTCGAGTTTGAAGCCGGCGGGCATGGCAAAAACGCCGATTATTTCGTCACGGCCAACGTGTTCAGAGAGAACGGCTTTCGCGAACATTCCAATAGCGACGTAAACCAGCTCTTCTCCAAATTCGGCTGGCAAGACGAGAAAACCGATTTGGATTTGAGTTTTACGGCAGCAAAAAACAAGCTTTTCGGCACACAACCGTTACCCGTAAGCTTTCTCGACAATCCGGCCCAAGCTTTTACCTTTCCGGATTTTAATGATAATAGACTCGTCTTTTTAAACCTGAAAGGCAGCCACTTCTTCAGCGATACGGTTCTTCTTGCTTCAAACGTTTATTACCGAGAAAGCAAAACCTTAGCCTTTAACAGCAACATTAGTAGCGACTTTGATAATACGATGCCGGTGGGGCCGGGCAATATGCCGGCGTCCAATGTCATCAGCGATAACGACCAGATAGGCTATGGCGGTGCGATACAGCTGACGCTTCTCGGGGGTCTGCTAAATCGCAAGAACCAGTTTACCGCGGGCGCCAGCATTGACCACGGGAGTACCGAGTTCACCCAAACGAGCCAGGAAGCAACCGTGACGGCGGATCGTGACACCATCGGCACCAGCCCGTTCGCG contains:
- a CDS encoding TonB-dependent receptor, which encodes MKKSSTFKKNALIVFWIFWGGPAFADNRATELEAPTVEVIGTTPLPGLGTPLNQVPANVQTATGKDIQKQQTLDLSDFANANLGSVNINDTLVNPFQLNVNFRGFTASPLLGTPQGISVFQDGVRVNEPFGDLVNWDLIPQSAISSINLIPGSNPLFGLNTLGGALAIHTKSGFEYPGFAIQSYGGSFGRGAVEFEAGGHGKNADYFVTANVFRENGFREHSNSDVNQLFSKFGWQDEKTDLDLSFTAAKNKLFGTQPLPVSFLDNPAQAFTFPDFNDNRLVFLNLKGSHFFSDTVLLASNVYYRESKTLAFNSNISSDFDNTMPVGPGNMPASNVISDNDQIGYGGAIQLTLLGGLLNRKNQFTAGASIDHGSTEFTQTSQEATVTADRDTIGTSPFALFTDVKGFNTYYGLYATDTFSLTEKLHFTASGRYNIAQVKLQDQLGTALNGNNQFTRFNPAAGLAYNPVKTLTLYGSYNEGTRAPTPVELTCSNPSVPCSLPNAFLSDPPLKQVVAKTWEAGLRGQWQHLAWSAALFRTKSQDDIQFVSSGGFATSAGFFQNVGETRRQGIELGLHGQFNKFSFHTNYTLINATFQTPFSEFSPNNSSTDSTGSILVSAGNRIPGIPRHNFKFRGEYEFTEAFSVGANLLLASSQFARSDENNQDIHGQVPGYARVNLDARYRISGRWKLFAKVNNLFDRKYFTFGQLGANAFVGPGNTFDPTVSPANWPKELFLSPAAPLAFFIGLRYELGGPKRERFKGDLD